The following proteins come from a genomic window of Finegoldia magna ATCC 29328:
- a CDS encoding restriction endonuclease subunit S gives MLEWKKVTIGDLCDTISDTYRGNADEVILVNTSDVLEGKVLNHEKVPNKNLKGQFKKTFKKNDILYSEIRPANKRFAYIDFEDTSNYIASTKLMVLRPRVDVVLPGFLFALLKSERMLEELQHLAVTRSGTFPQITFKSELSTMPVALPDFDSQKRIVSILEAIEGKMNQNVQINKNLAA, from the coding sequence ATGCTAGAATGGAAGAAGGTCACTATTGGTGATTTATGCGATACAATTTCAGATACCTATAGAGGAAATGCTGATGAGGTGATATTAGTGAATACCTCAGATGTACTTGAAGGTAAAGTTTTAAATCATGAGAAAGTTCCAAATAAAAATTTAAAAGGACAGTTTAAAAAGACGTTCAAAAAGAATGATATTTTATATTCAGAGATTCGCCCAGCGAATAAAAGATTTGCCTATATCGATTTTGAAGATACCAGTAATTACATTGCCTCCACAAAGCTGATGGTGCTTCGTCCGAGGGTCGATGTTGTATTACCTGGGTTTTTATTTGCATTACTGAAATCAGAAAGAATGCTAGAAGAATTACAGCATTTAGCAGTAACAAGATCGGGTACTTTCCCTCAGATTACTTTTAAATCTGAATTGTCTACAATGCCTGTAGCGCTTCCGGATTTTGATTCGCAAAAAAGAATAGTAAGTATTCTTGAAGCGATTGAAGGGAAAATGAACCAGAACGTTCAGATAAATAAGAATTTAGCGGCTTAA
- the xerA gene encoding site-specific tyrosine recombinase/integron integrase gives MKQKLINEVVQGMLGYINNAQLQKLEQILEHALLDKEIVESYSVQEDTSEDLLENFLSAKRIEGCSEKSLVYYRNTIQAMRDKVEKPVREIETNDLREYLTGYQKEKNSSKVTIDNIRRIFSSFFSWLEDEDYIIKSPVRRIHRVKSATTIKETYSDENLETMRDSCSELRDLALIDILASTGMRIGELVHLNRKDINFEERECVVFGKGSKERMVYFDARTKIHLQEYLNSRKDDNPALFVSLKAPYDRMKIGGIEARLRGIGRNLGIEKVHPHKFRRTLATMAIDKGMPIEQLQQLLGHKRIDTTLQYAMVKQSNVKIAHRKYIG, from the coding sequence ATGAAACAAAAATTAATCAATGAAGTTGTACAAGGAATGCTTGGATACATCAACAATGCACAGCTTCAAAAACTAGAACAAATATTAGAACATGCACTTTTAGATAAAGAAATTGTTGAAAGTTATAGTGTGCAGGAAGACACAAGTGAAGATTTACTCGAAAACTTTTTATCTGCAAAAAGGATTGAAGGTTGTTCTGAAAAGTCACTTGTGTATTATAGAAACACAATTCAAGCAATGCGTGATAAAGTTGAAAAACCTGTCAGAGAAATCGAAACTAATGATTTGAGAGAGTATCTCACAGGATATCAGAAAGAAAAGAATTCAAGCAAGGTTACAATTGACAATATCCGACGTATTTTTTCCAGTTTCTTCTCGTGGTTGGAAGATGAGGATTATATAATTAAAAGCCCGGTTAGAAGAATACATCGAGTAAAGTCGGCTACGACTATAAAGGAGACGTACTCAGATGAAAATTTGGAAACAATGAGAGATAGCTGCTCTGAATTACGAGATCTTGCTTTGATTGATATTCTGGCTTCGACCGGAATGCGAATTGGAGAATTGGTGCATTTAAACCGAAAGGATATTAACTTCGAAGAAAGAGAATGCGTGGTATTTGGTAAGGGTAGCAAAGAAAGAATGGTATACTTTGATGCAAGAACCAAGATTCATTTGCAAGAGTATCTGAATAGCAGAAAGGACGACAATCCTGCACTGTTCGTGTCTTTAAAGGCTCCATATGATAGAATGAAAATAGGTGGAATTGAAGCAAGGCTTAGAGGAATAGGTAGAAACCTTGGAATAGAAAAGGTTCATCCGCATAAGTTCAGACGAACACTTGCTACAATGGCTATTGATAAGGGAATGCCAATAGAGCAGTTGCAACAGCTTCTGGGGCATAAACGAATAGATACGACATTGCAATATGCAATGGTAAAACAGAGTAATGTTAAAATTGCTCATAGGAAATATATAGGTTAG
- a CDS encoding restriction endonuclease subunit S produces MRYKDTEVGIIPESWEVKQIKEVTEIVTDYVANGSFASLAENVKYKDEPDEAVLIRLVDYNNDFNGKFVFIDSHAYEFLGKSKLFGGEIIISNVGAKVGTVFRCPTLKYKMSLAPNSVMVKFKENDDFYFHWLRGYNGQSMLKSIVTGSAQPKFNKTNFREMLVPVPPVEEQTKIANILNSIDEKIDLNNGINKNLEQQAFAIFNEMFVDSIYGENFVGDILTPNRGKGLLSKDAVPGNVPVVAGGLEPATYHNQSNTVAPVLTISASGANAGYVNLWNIPVWSSDSSFIDTNMTENVYFWYAMLKSRQSEIFDAQTGSAQPHIYPKHIARLPMGNIRPDEINQYTVLVSPLFEAIGANKEENLSLASMRDALLPKLMSGEIDVTNIDL; encoded by the coding sequence ATGAGATATAAAGATACAGAAGTCGGTATTATTCCGGAATCATGGGAAGTGAAACAGATTAAAGAAGTTACAGAAATTGTTACAGATTATGTTGCGAATGGAAGCTTTGCTTCATTAGCTGAAAATGTTAAGTATAAAGATGAGCCGGATGAAGCAGTACTAATTCGCTTAGTTGACTACAATAATGACTTCAACGGGAAATTTGTATTTATCGATTCGCATGCATATGAATTTTTAGGAAAGAGTAAGCTGTTTGGCGGTGAAATTATCATATCAAACGTAGGTGCGAAAGTAGGAACGGTTTTTCGCTGTCCAACTTTGAAATATAAAATGAGTTTGGCTCCTAACTCAGTTATGGTTAAATTCAAAGAAAATGATGACTTTTATTTTCATTGGCTAAGAGGGTATAATGGCCAAAGCATGCTCAAGTCAATTGTTACTGGAAGTGCTCAGCCTAAATTCAATAAAACCAACTTTCGAGAAATGCTAGTTCCAGTACCACCCGTAGAAGAACAAACTAAAATAGCCAATATATTAAATTCGATAGATGAGAAAATTGATTTGAATAATGGAATAAATAAGAATTTAGAGCAACAAGCCTTTGCTATATTTAACGAGATGTTTGTTGACTCGATTTATGGTGAAAATTTTGTAGGAGATATTCTCACACCTAATCGAGGCAAAGGACTATTGTCCAAAGATGCAGTTCCTGGCAATGTTCCAGTCGTAGCAGGTGGATTAGAACCAGCTACATATCATAATCAATCAAATACGGTTGCTCCCGTACTAACAATTTCTGCTTCAGGAGCTAATGCTGGATACGTTAATTTATGGAATATTCCAGTCTGGTCATCTGATTCTTCTTTTATTGACACCAATATGACAGAGAATGTTTATTTTTGGTATGCAATGCTTAAATCACGCCAGTCTGAAATATTTGATGCACAGACAGGCTCTGCTCAACCACATATTTATCCAAAGCATATTGCCAGATTACCGATGGGCAATATTAGACCTGATGAAATTAATCAATACACTGTATTAGTATCACCTTTGTTTGAAGCAATTGGTGCTAATAAGGAAGAAAATTTAAGTCTTGCTTCAATGAGAGATGCTTTGCTTCCAAAACTCATGTCTGGCGAAATTGATGTAACTAACATCGACCTTTAA
- a CDS encoding type I restriction-modification system subunit M, with protein MAEKTNANIGFEKQIWDAACVLWGHIPAAEYRKVIIGLIFLRYISTAFEQRYKELVEEGDGFEDDRDAYTMENIFFVPKEARWSTIAAAAHSPEIGTVIDSAMRAIETENKNLKNVLPKNYGSPDLDKKVLGDVVDIFTNNIDMSDTEASEDLLGRTYEYCIAQFAEKEGVGGGEFYTPSSVVKTLVSILKPFENCRVYDCCCGSGGMFVQSEKFLEAHGAKRGAISVYGQEANPDTWKMAKMNMAIRGIDADFGPYNADTFSNDLHPTLKADFILANPPFNYHPWGQQALQDDKRWKYGLPPAGNANYAWIQHMIHHLAPNGKIGLVLANGALSTQTSGEGTIRKKIIEDDLIEGIVAMPTQLFYSVTIPVTLWFISKNKKQKGKTLFIDARKMGHMVDRKHRDFDEEDIQKLADTFTAFQNGTLEDVKGFCAVASLEDIAKQDYILTPGRYVGIEEQEDDGEPFEEKMARLTSELSDMFEKSHELEDEIRRKLGAIGYEI; from the coding sequence ATGGCAGAAAAAACAAATGCCAACATTGGCTTTGAAAAACAAATCTGGGATGCAGCGTGCGTTCTTTGGGGACATATTCCGGCAGCAGAATATAGAAAGGTAATCATTGGTCTTATCTTTCTAAGATACATTTCTACTGCTTTTGAACAAAGATATAAAGAACTTGTAGAAGAAGGCGATGGATTTGAAGATGATCGCGATGCTTATACAATGGAGAATATATTTTTTGTTCCAAAAGAAGCAAGATGGAGCACAATTGCAGCTGCGGCTCATAGCCCTGAGATTGGAACAGTTATCGATAGTGCTATGAGAGCAATCGAAACTGAAAACAAGAATCTTAAAAATGTTCTTCCTAAGAATTATGGAAGTCCTGATCTTGATAAGAAAGTATTAGGAGATGTTGTTGATATCTTTACCAATAACATTGATATGTCAGATACAGAAGCAAGCGAAGATTTACTCGGCCGTACATATGAATATTGCATTGCACAGTTTGCAGAAAAAGAAGGTGTAGGTGGTGGAGAATTTTATACGCCATCAAGCGTTGTAAAAACACTTGTATCTATCTTAAAACCTTTTGAAAATTGTCGAGTATATGATTGCTGTTGTGGGTCAGGGGGAATGTTTGTACAAAGTGAGAAGTTCCTTGAAGCACATGGAGCAAAGAGAGGAGCTATCTCTGTATATGGTCAGGAAGCAAATCCGGATACTTGGAAGATGGCTAAGATGAACATGGCTATTCGTGGTATTGATGCAGACTTTGGTCCTTATAATGCGGATACATTTTCAAATGATTTACATCCAACCTTAAAGGCGGATTTTATCCTTGCAAATCCACCATTCAATTATCATCCTTGGGGACAACAAGCTTTACAGGATGATAAACGTTGGAAGTATGGCTTGCCACCTGCAGGTAATGCAAACTATGCATGGATTCAACATATGATTCATCACCTTGCACCAAATGGAAAGATTGGTCTCGTACTAGCAAATGGTGCTTTATCAACTCAGACAAGTGGTGAAGGTACAATTAGAAAGAAAATTATAGAGGATGACTTAATTGAAGGTATCGTAGCGATGCCTACCCAACTGTTCTATAGCGTAACAATTCCAGTTACTCTGTGGTTCATTTCAAAGAATAAGAAGCAAAAAGGAAAGACCCTCTTCATAGATGCTCGCAAGATGGGACACATGGTTGACCGTAAGCATAGAGATTTTGATGAAGAAGATATCCAAAAGTTAGCTGATACTTTCACGGCTTTCCAAAATGGAACACTTGAAGATGTTAAAGGCTTCTGTGCAGTGGCTTCACTTGAAGATATTGCAAAACAGGATTATATCCTTACCCCTGGACGCTATGTTGGAATTGAAGAGCAAGAAGATGATGGAGAACCATTTGAAGAAAAGATGGCAAGACTTACTTCTGAACTTTCAGATATGTTCGAAAAATCTCATGAACTCGAAGATGAAATCAGAAGAAAGCTGGGGGCGATTGGTTATGAGATATAA
- a CDS encoding methyltransferase family protein — translation MKSQEFKMPIFGVGPIYVITCLILTIAGIWLHLNGYIYQGNMIKGKIFFIIVGIFMILLGIYLWVQAVIVQKINKKVTEKKLITTGVYSIVRNPVYSAFTIIFTGILLFTANYILLILPFAFWAFLTILMKNTEEKWLKNEFGEEYKIYLKQVNRVIPRIRRK, via the coding sequence ATGAAATCACAAGAATTTAAAATGCCGATATTCGGTGTCGGGCCAATATATGTAATAACATGTCTAATCCTTACAATCGCTGGGATATGGCTTCATCTCAATGGATACATTTATCAAGGAAACATGATTAAAGGCAAAATATTTTTTATCATAGTTGGAATATTCATGATCCTTTTAGGAATATATTTATGGGTACAAGCGGTAATAGTTCAGAAAATAAATAAAAAAGTTACAGAAAAAAAGTTGATAACAACAGGAGTATACAGCATAGTAAGAAATCCTGTTTATTCAGCATTTACAATTATATTCACAGGTATACTTTTATTTACAGCAAACTATATTTTATTAATACTTCCATTTGCATTTTGGGCTTTTTTAACAATATTAATGAAAAACACAGAAGAAAAATGGTTAAAAAATGAATTTGGAGAAGAATATAAAATATATTTAAAACAAGTAAATCGAGTAATACCACGGATCAGAAGAAAATAA
- a CDS encoding alpha/beta hydrolase, translated as MSLTYKIASTIVRLIGVKKMFLKNKEEMLEYAKSENAKIVFDLEKAKARATRKNYYLFDRDVMGYRLISYQKNQTPDDGAVLYLFGGGMITQPNKLDFKLSERIMEQTGKDVWFLFYPLCSENVKIDKTYEVSFEAYRLMTESYKAENISVLGFSSGACLSLGIFLHNNAVGRPLPMPGKIISVSPGGIPDVTVDENKEIWERVNALNYKDVMIDPTYIKTAREIAKGDEDIPEYMLDGTVGDFTDFPKTYFYFGENECLYAFAQTFKKAMEKYHVPYEIIVGKGMCHCYPLARFFKEGREAQDEIIELLGQ; from the coding sequence ATGAGCTTAACTTATAAAATTGCATCGACAATAGTAAGACTTATCGGAGTCAAAAAAATGTTTTTAAAGAACAAAGAAGAGATGCTTGAGTATGCAAAAAGTGAAAATGCAAAAATAGTATTTGATTTAGAAAAGGCAAAGGCAAGGGCTACGAGAAAGAATTATTATCTTTTTGATAGGGATGTTATGGGATACAGACTGATTTCATATCAAAAAAATCAAACGCCCGACGACGGTGCAGTTCTTTATCTATTTGGCGGAGGAATGATAACACAACCGAATAAACTGGATTTTAAATTATCGGAAAGAATAATGGAACAAACCGGAAAAGATGTTTGGTTTTTATTTTATCCACTATGTTCAGAAAATGTAAAGATAGATAAGACATATGAAGTATCATTTGAAGCGTATAGGCTTATGACCGAAAGTTACAAGGCAGAAAACATCAGCGTCCTTGGATTTTCATCAGGGGCTTGTCTATCACTAGGGATTTTTTTGCATAACAATGCCGTAGGAAGACCACTTCCGATGCCAGGCAAGATTATTTCGGTATCTCCAGGAGGAATTCCAGATGTAACTGTCGATGAAAACAAAGAAATTTGGGAAAGAGTAAATGCACTTAACTACAAGGATGTAATGATTGATCCGACGTACATTAAAACAGCAAGAGAAATCGCAAAAGGAGATGAAGACATACCTGAATATATGTTAGATGGAACTGTAGGAGATTTTACCGATTTTCCGAAAACATATTTTTATTTCGGAGAAAATGAATGCCTCTATGCCTTTGCGCAAACCTTTAAAAAAGCAATGGAAAAATATCACGTTCCATACGAAATTATTGTTGGAAAAGGAATGTGCCACTGCTATCCGTTGGCGAGATTTTTTAAAGAAGGAAGAGAAGCACAGGATGAAATTATTGAATTGTTAGGACAATAA
- a CDS encoding L-2-amino-thiazoline-4-carboxylic acid hydrolase: MKYHSFYFYQFRHPMKKVLVERYGSKYARDILKKSKKIYRKLVEEADDIGDDNPMAYNEMFALVFVAPYLASEKEIPPETIQEMMRRSLYFVKWFFSLTNLNTKRGKEANKKNIVKYYKWYTEEKEKLYPTSFKVDFQGEPYEGACYYRITRCPICTYTKKLGVHELMPLFCELDEVMISLQHGVLHRKGTIANGADCCDYFITGDRE, encoded by the coding sequence ATGAAATATCACAGTTTTTATTTCTATCAGTTTCGACATCCTATGAAAAAAGTTTTGGTGGAAAGATATGGAAGTAAGTATGCTAGGGATATCCTCAAAAAAAGCAAAAAAATTTATCGAAAACTAGTAGAAGAAGCAGATGATATCGGAGATGATAATCCAATGGCATACAATGAGATGTTCGCTCTTGTATTTGTTGCGCCATATTTAGCAAGTGAAAAAGAAATTCCTCCAGAGACCATCCAGGAAATGATGCGTCGCTCTTTGTATTTTGTCAAATGGTTTTTTTCATTAACTAATCTAAATACTAAGAGAGGAAAAGAGGCTAATAAGAAAAATATAGTTAAGTATTATAAATGGTATACAGAAGAAAAAGAAAAGCTCTATCCCACATCATTTAAGGTCGATTTTCAGGGAGAGCCATATGAGGGCGCTTGTTATTACAGAATTACTCGTTGTCCTATTTGTACATATACTAAAAAGCTTGGGGTACATGAATTAATGCCGCTATTCTGTGAATTGGATGAGGTTATGATAAGTCTTCAACATGGAGTTTTACATAGAAAAGGCACGATAGCAAATGGAGCAGATTGTTGTGATTATTTTATCACAGGTGATAGAGAATGA
- a CDS encoding class I SAM-dependent methyltransferase, protein MFKRFFENFRKPKDNFGGRFMLKSMNRGHEKLASWGRSYINIENDYIVLDLGCGGGRNIEHFLTKAKKVYGIDHSETSVKMASEINKEAIESGRCGIFLGDVKSLPFEDESIDIVTAFETIYFWNDIEECFKEIYRVLKKGGQFLICNEVSSMKRRDVKKLAHMIEMEVYTPDDLTRMLGKLGFNFEYHLDRKQQLVFIARK, encoded by the coding sequence ATGTTTAAGCGTTTTTTTGAAAATTTTAGAAAACCGAAAGACAATTTTGGCGGCAGATTTATGTTAAAAAGCATGAATAGAGGACATGAAAAATTGGCAAGTTGGGGAAGGTCTTACATAAACATTGAAAACGATTATATTGTCCTAGATTTGGGCTGCGGCGGGGGTCGTAACATAGAACATTTTTTAACTAAAGCAAAAAAAGTTTACGGAATTGACCACTCAGAAACAAGTGTAAAGATGGCTAGTGAGATAAATAAAGAAGCGATTGAGTCTGGAAGATGCGGAATTTTTCTGGGAGACGTAAAAAGCCTTCCTTTTGAAGATGAATCCATAGATATCGTCACAGCGTTTGAAACTATTTATTTTTGGAATGACATAGAAGAATGTTTTAAAGAAATTTATCGTGTGCTTAAAAAGGGCGGACAATTTTTAATATGCAATGAAGTTTCATCTATGAAAAGAAGAGATGTAAAAAAATTAGCGCACATGATAGAAATGGAAGTATACACACCCGACGACTTAACAAGAATGCTTGGAAAATTGGGATTTAATTTTGAATATCATTTAGATAGAAAACAACAACTCGTATTTATCGCAAGAAAATAG
- a CDS encoding DUF4428 domain-containing protein: MKLFGKKEKKLCPICGKELKLFSSVAVDDGEICSDCEKMLRGKFNITEYWKQRWGTDGYDRADYVLKTKDPLKVMTVAEITEMVKSMKEEQAQIIEDVGSNYANVAKADNCFSIAPKATKVGLKRAKAYKNRFVATCQIITGEFAKDDTVTVTTNGENITTSILDVIECSNSSTFETMLEANMGKHKAGAKTSAWILLDLTEGVREGSLIQK; encoded by the coding sequence ATGAAATTATTCGGTAAAAAAGAAAAAAAATTATGTCCAATATGCGGCAAAGAATTGAAGTTGTTTAGCAGTGTAGCTGTAGATGATGGAGAAATCTGTAGTGATTGTGAGAAAATGCTGCGTGGTAAATTCAATATCACTGAATATTGGAAACAAAGATGGGGCACTGATGGCTACGATCGAGCAGATTATGTTTTAAAAACCAAAGATCCTTTGAAAGTTATGACAGTAGCTGAAATTACAGAAATGGTTAAGTCAATGAAAGAAGAGCAAGCACAGATTATCGAGGATGTAGGTTCCAATTATGCTAATGTAGCCAAAGCCGATAATTGCTTTTCAATTGCACCGAAGGCGACAAAAGTGGGATTAAAACGCGCGAAAGCTTATAAGAACAGATTCGTGGCTACTTGTCAAATCATAACTGGTGAATTTGCCAAAGATGATACGGTTACAGTTACTACAAACGGGGAAAATATCACAACGAGTATTCTAGATGTTATTGAATGCAGTAATAGCTCAACATTTGAGACAATGCTCGAAGCCAATATGGGCAAGCATAAGGCTGGAGCGAAAACAAGTGCATGGATTCTCTTGGATCTAACGGAAGGTGTACGTGAAGGCAGTCTGATTCAAAAGTAA
- a CDS encoding TFIIB-type zinc ribbon-containing protein, translating to MTTEDIKVREINTGLKDGQIKCPKCGSTDIETNTKTGKLRCNFCRHEFELELAPEDEDISSLEGTTMGRGALDIDEAAEDIITVKCESCGAEVVIDTKTNTQARCHWCRNTLSLNNIIPNGAVPDVILPFKVRKNEAQEQIEDFVQKRKFFAHPTFTREFSTENICGVYLPYMLVDVNSHMRLIGEGEIKTASYEVKNGKDSHMEYDADSYHVERDFDIFIDDLSIEASSDKLDYTAKDKTTNIINAIMPFDTENCVKFNANYLKGFTSEKRDSNIDVLRDAVEAQSSDVARHAALDTIEEYDRGVRWEEEEYNIKGDSWKAAYLPVWLYSYMQKKNGKNLLHYVAVNARTLETMGSVPINYTKLFIASVLVEILGGLAAFVLNIVAAMDVFDDTKFQDMRNLYWLLLLSGFIFFYTIYARYRNIDERHHYEDETKHEISNLQSIDDFLMKRTGLVNVVIEGENSKELKGNRLDLKKDKGFKKVIDKGLYDEVEENKKRLNETIDKQSKNKEHDKNTK from the coding sequence ATGACTACAGAAGATATTAAAGTAAGAGAAATAAATACTGGACTAAAAGATGGTCAGATAAAGTGTCCAAAATGTGGGTCAACTGACATAGAGACTAATACCAAGACTGGTAAGTTAAGGTGTAATTTCTGTAGGCACGAATTTGAACTAGAGCTTGCACCAGAAGATGAAGATATATCAAGCCTAGAAGGAACAACCATGGGAAGAGGAGCTTTAGATATAGACGAAGCAGCAGAAGATATAATTACTGTTAAGTGTGAAAGCTGCGGTGCCGAAGTAGTTATCGATACCAAAACCAATACTCAGGCAAGGTGTCACTGGTGTAGAAATACCCTATCACTTAATAATATTATTCCAAATGGAGCCGTTCCTGATGTTATCCTACCTTTTAAGGTAAGGAAAAATGAGGCCCAAGAGCAAATAGAAGACTTTGTTCAAAAAAGAAAGTTTTTTGCTCATCCTACATTTACAAGAGAATTTAGTACCGAAAATATATGTGGGGTTTATTTGCCATATATGTTGGTCGATGTCAATTCTCATATGAGATTAATAGGTGAAGGGGAAATTAAAACTGCTAGTTACGAAGTTAAGAATGGCAAGGATAGTCACATGGAATACGATGCAGATTCATATCATGTTGAAAGGGATTTTGACATTTTCATAGATGACTTATCTATTGAAGCTAGTAGCGATAAACTCGATTATACAGCAAAGGATAAGACAACTAACATTATCAATGCCATCATGCCGTTTGATACAGAAAATTGCGTAAAATTTAATGCCAACTATCTGAAGGGATTCACTTCAGAAAAGAGAGATAGCAACATTGATGTTTTAAGAGATGCTGTTGAAGCACAAAGTTCTGATGTTGCAAGGCATGCGGCCTTGGATACTATTGAAGAGTATGACAGGGGTGTAAGATGGGAAGAGGAAGAATACAATATTAAAGGCGACTCTTGGAAGGCTGCATACTTACCTGTTTGGCTATACAGTTATATGCAAAAGAAAAATGGCAAAAACCTACTCCACTATGTCGCTGTAAATGCAAGAACCCTTGAAACAATGGGTAGCGTACCAATAAATTACACAAAACTATTTATAGCTTCTGTATTGGTTGAAATCTTAGGTGGATTAGCTGCATTTGTACTAAATATAGTTGCCGCCATGGATGTATTTGATGATACAAAATTCCAAGATATGAGAAATTTATATTGGTTACTTTTACTTTCTGGATTTATATTCTTCTACACAATTTACGCTAGGTATAGAAATATAGATGAAAGACATCACTACGAAGATGAAACCAAGCATGAGATAAGCAATTTGCAAAGCATAGATGATTTCTTGATGAAACGTACTGGCCTTGTAAATGTTGTAATTGAAGGGGAAAACTCCAAAGAGCTTAAAGGCAATAGGCTTGATTTGAAAAAAGACAAGGGGTTTAAGAAGGTAATCGACAAGGGTCTTTACGATGAAGTGGAAGAGAATAAAAAGAGACTTAATGAGACTATTGACAAGCAGTCAAAAAATAAGGAACATGATAAAAATACAAAATAG
- a CDS encoding SHOCT domain-containing protein, whose product MGFIKAFTGSLGGTFADQWLDFYGPGSLESGTLGIFPAKAQGQNNGRGENTKGNNNIITNGSKIIVPEATALITIQDGLITGIINEPGGFIFSSDDINSQSIFAGDGPTASLIKSTWEKFKFGGQAGSEQLAFYVNLKEIPKNRFGTQSEIYWDDAFFGTQVGAVTRGTYTLKIVDPLLFVKNFVPQKYLVANSPAFDFADMDNEAAEELFNEVVSSLSAAFSNYTNDPSKGNRMNKIQGDQIGFAKSLSSAVEDGYQWRSTRGLEIAKTAILAIEYDEDTKVLMSDVKKADALSGSRGNSFFQQAAARGMQSAGENGGGANMAFMGMGMNAAGNMMGATQQANGQNSYQPNFANNNSNQNQAPNQDSNQVPNQNQTPNSNQVDPTEKLINMKKLLDAGVITQEEFDKAKKDLLGI is encoded by the coding sequence ATGGGATTTATTAAAGCATTTACAGGAAGTTTAGGCGGAACTTTTGCAGATCAATGGTTAGATTTTTACGGACCAGGTTCACTTGAATCAGGAACTCTAGGAATATTTCCAGCAAAAGCACAGGGACAAAACAACGGTCGTGGTGAAAATACTAAGGGAAACAACAACATAATCACAAACGGTAGTAAGATAATCGTTCCTGAGGCAACAGCTCTAATCACTATACAAGATGGTTTGATTACAGGAATCATCAATGAACCTGGTGGATTTATATTTTCATCAGATGATATAAACTCACAAAGTATTTTCGCTGGTGATGGTCCAACTGCATCACTAATCAAGTCAACTTGGGAAAAGTTTAAATTTGGTGGCCAAGCTGGATCTGAACAATTGGCATTTTATGTTAACCTTAAGGAAATACCAAAAAATAGATTTGGCACGCAAAGTGAAATATATTGGGACGATGCTTTCTTTGGTACACAAGTTGGGGCAGTCACAAGAGGAACATATACTTTAAAGATTGTAGATCCTTTACTATTTGTAAAAAACTTTGTTCCACAAAAATATTTGGTTGCAAATTCCCCAGCGTTTGACTTTGCAGATATGGATAACGAGGCAGCAGAAGAACTATTTAACGAAGTGGTTTCATCACTTTCAGCAGCCTTTTCAAACTACACGAATGATCCAAGCAAGGGCAATCGTATGAATAAGATACAAGGAGATCAAATAGGTTTTGCTAAATCACTATCTAGTGCTGTAGAAGATGGATACCAATGGAGATCTACAAGAGGACTTGAAATTGCAAAAACTGCAATACTTGCAATAGAATACGACGAAGATACTAAAGTTCTTATGTCAGATGTCAAAAAGGCAGATGCACTTTCTGGATCTCGTGGAAATTCATTCTTCCAACAAGCAGCAGCAAGAGGAATGCAGTCAGCTGGCGAAAATGGCGGTGGTGCAAACATGGCATTTATGGGAATGGGAATGAATGCAGCTGGTAATATGATGGGAGCAACTCAGCAAGCTAATGGACAAAATTCTTATCAACCAAATTTTGCAAATAATAATTCTAATCAAAATCAAGCTCCTAATCAAGATTCAAACCAAGTTCCGAATCAAAATCAAACTCCAAACTCTAACCAAGTAGACCCAACTGAAAAGCTTATTAACATGAAAAAACTATTAGATGCTGGAGTTATCACTCAAGAAGAATTTGACAAGGCGAAAAAAGATTTACTAGGCATATAG